One Vanacampus margaritifer isolate UIUO_Vmar chromosome 20, RoL_Vmar_1.0, whole genome shotgun sequence DNA window includes the following coding sequences:
- the thnsl1 gene encoding threonine synthase-like 1, with amino-acid sequence MALLRALPLALRTFRCSPGPRWKSNSWLSTQTCAVGCPRENNILIMGPPGAGKTTVGRIVGGRLGLPAVDVDDDVLEATWKMPVAAKLAAVGGKRFLEEEGQLLCNFSASGCVLSLTGSNPLHTEAMRHVKLSGVVVYLDVDGEDILQRLHRMKVDRIVGQETGRSIGDILRYRKPFYERWLDVRVLCGRGDTAEEVAEKVLQAVERFHNPAAETYVSTRADGEGRKARFSDVVVEGPAPDGGLYVPEKGFPKISRREWSRLVDMSYPQRALVLLEKCIHPLEVSAVDLREMVFKAYGSNFSSEEIAPVKHLMHNMYVQELFHGPTASFKDLALQLMPRLFAHCLPPMCNYLILVATSGDTGSAVLSGFGGLRGADRRRTAVLVFFPEDGVSRIQKLQMSGLARAHAKVVGVRGHFDFCQRSIKRMFGEAGLAGHLAAEYGTVLSTANSINWARLLPQVVYHSAAYLNLCRDGVIQPGDPIDVCIPTGNFGNAMSAVYAKQMGVPIRKVICASNRNRLVSDLINTGEYDLRERRLIPSRSPAIDILASSNLERFIHHVSGGDGPLVKDLFARLDQRRRFRLPDAILGRVRQEVRAGWCSEEDCLAAIGDVHTHANYVMDTHTAVAKVVAERLQDGTCPVVISSTAHYGKFAPAVLEALRAQNIPEDALEQLRMLRRAASRPGMHKDVMGCLKEAHGRERAVCQADYSLLVEQVENMLHDAFLKVL; translated from the exons CCAGCGGTTGACGTAGACGACGACGTCTTGGAGGCGACTTGGAAGATGCCCGTCGCTGCCAAGTTGGCTGCCGTCGGCGGCAAACGTTTCCTGGAAGAAGAAGGTCAGTTGTTGTGCAACTTCTCGGCTTCCGGATGCGTCCTTTCGCTGACGGGCTCCAACCCTCTTCATACTGAGGCCATGCGGCACGTCAAGCTAAGCGGCGTGGTCGTCTACTTGGATGTGGACGGCGAGGACATCCTGCAGCGGCTCCACAGAATGAAGGTGGACAGGATCGTGGGCCAAGAGACGGGACGGAGCATCGGGGACATCTTGCGGTACAGGAAGCCGTTTTACGAGCGGTGGCTGGACGTGCGGGTGTTGTGCGGTCGAGGCGACACGGCGGAGGAGGTGGCGGAGAAGGTGCTGCAGGCCGTGGAGAGATTTCACAACCCCGCCGCCGAGACGTACGTGTCCACCAGGGCTGACGGAGAAGGACGGAAAGCACGCTTCAGCGACGTGGTGGTGGAGGGTCCCGCCCCGGACGGGGGTCTCTACGTACCCGAGAAGGGCTTCCCAAAGATAAGTCGCCGTGAGTGGTCCAGACTAGTTGATATGTCATATCCACAGCGAGCTTTGGTGTTACTGGAGAAGTGCATCCACCCGTTGGAAGTCTCCGCCGTggatttgagagaaatggtgttCAAGGCGTACGGTTCCAACTTTTCTAGCGAGGAGATTGCACCCGTCAAACACCTGATGCACAATATGTACGTGCAGGAACTTTTTCACGGCCCCACCGCTTCCTTCAAAGACTTGGCCCTGCAGCTGATGCCCCGACTCTTCGCCCACTGCCTGCCGCCCATGTGCAACTACCTGATCCTGGTCGCCACCTCCGGCGACACGGGCAGCGCCGTTCTGAGCGGCTTTGGCGGTCTGCGCGGTGCCGACAGACGCAGGACCGCCGTGCTGGTCTTCTTCCCGGAAGACGGCGTGAGCCGCATCCAGAAGCTGCAGATGAGCGGCTTGGCGCGCGCCCACGCCAAGGTCGTGGGCGTGCGCGGCCATTTCGACTTCTGCCAAAGGAGCATCAAGAGGATGTTTGGTGAGGCGGGCTTGGCGGGGCACCTCGCCGCCGAGTACGGCACCGTGCTCAGCACCGCCAACTCCATCAACTGGGCGCGTTTATTACCGCAG GTCGTCTACCACTCGGCCGCCTACCTAAACCTGTGCCGGGACGGCGTGATCCAGCCGGGAGATCCCATCGACGTTTGCATCCCTACCGGCAACTTCGGCAACGCCATGTCGGCCGTGTACGCCAAGCAAATGGGCGTCCCCATTCGGAAAGTCATCTGCGCGTCCAATCGCAACCGGCTGGTGTCCGACTTGATCAACACGGGTGAGTACGATCTCCGGGAACGCCGTCTGATCCCCAGCCGCTCCCCGGCCATCGACATCCTGGCATCGTCCAACCTGGAGAGGTTCATCCACCACGTGTCGGGCGGCGACGGCCCGCTCGTCAAGGACTTGTTTGCGCGTTTAGACCAACGGCGGCGTTTTCGCCTTCCTGACGCGATTCTCGGCAGGGTGCGACAGGAAGTGCGGGCCGGCTGGTGCTCGGAAGAAGACTGCCTGGCCGCCATTGGGGATGTTCACACGCACGCCAACTACGTGATGGACACGCACACGGCCGTGGCCAAAGTTGTGGCGGAGCGGCTTCAGGACGGCACGTGCCCCGTCGTCATTAGCTCCACCGCTCATTACGGCAAGTTTGCGCCGGCAGTGTTGGAAGCTTTGCGAGCGCAGAACATTCCGGAGGACGCTTTGGAGCAGCTGAGGATGTTGCGGCGTGCCGCGTCCAGGCCGGGAATGCACAAGGACGTGATGGGATGCCTCAAGGAAGCGCACGGACGGGAACGCGCCGTTTGTCAAGCCGATTACAGCCTGCTGGTAGAACAAGTGGAGAACATGTTGCACGACGCCTTCCTCAAAGTCCTGTAA